The sequence TCGCTCGTTGTGCTATCCATTGAGCCGATTCAAGCATCGGAGCTTGGTCAAAAGAAGCAGACGAAATCGACGGAATAGCAACAAATTCTGTCAATTCGTTGAGGATTTCAGGCATGGCGTCATCGACGCGAGAACTAATTAATTGAGTATTCATACCCACTAGCCTAGCGCGTATTTGCCCGTTACCCGGTAAACTAGCAATGGAATTTCATTAATTGTGAAGGAAGTTTTGTGTTCGGTCAGAAAAAAGACTCTGTTCAAGAGCCGACTAACGTCGCATCGGAGACCCTAGCAAAAGGCCATGTACCAAGCAAAGGCACTCCAACTCCACGCCGGAAGGACGTTGAGCGTGCTCATCGTCGGCCACTTGTCGCTGCAAGCGCTGCCTTAACGAAGGAAGAAAAGCGTAAGCTCAAGGCTGAGAATCGCGCAAAGAGCAATGAACTGTACTACAAGCAACAAACAGCTATGCGTACTGGTGATGAAAGAAATATGCCGCCTGCTCACCGTGGAAAAGTCCGTCGTTGGGGCCGGGATTATATCGACGCCGCGAACCCACTGGGTCAATGGTTTATGCCAATGGTTATCCCGTTGCTACTGCTCGCAGCATTCATGTCCTACTGGCCAGTCGCTGCCTTCTGGGCAACCATCGGAGTTTACGCCATTTTCCTCATTATGGTGATTCAGCTCGTATGGATCGTCCGCAACGCAAAGATTCTGGCCGTGTACAAGTTCGGCAAGGATGAGATTCCATCGGGTTTCTCAATGCAGATGTTTTCTCGTGGTATGTACATGCCACGGTGGCGTCTGCCTTCACCGCAGGTTAAGCGCGGCGAGTATCCCTCAGGTTCGACTGCTGCTGATCTGAAAGCTGCCAAAGCTGCTAAGAAGGGACGCTAGTTTCTCACATCTATGTAAAACGGGGCTAAGTCAGAGGTTTTTCTGGCCTAGCCCCGTTAACATATAGACATGACTAATTTTGAAATTTCAGCACATCTTGATATTCACGCTAATTTAGCGCTCGCCGTGGCAAAGAAAGACGATTCGCTCGTAATCGTGTCTCCGGTACCGGACGATTTCGCAGCCAACGTTGTTCAGTCTTTGACCACGATTGGTTTTGACGCAAAAGCGTTGTCGACGACGACGATCGTTAACCCAGCCGACTCTTCGAAGATTGTTTTAGCTGTTGGCCTGTGCGAAGAGCATGCAACTGAATCGTTGCGCCATATGGCAGGTGCAGCAACACGTGCCACTGCAGGCCATGGTTCCCTGACAATCAGTTTCCCGCATGAAACTGCTCAACAAGCTGGCGCAATTGTCGAAGGCGCTGCTCTAGGAGCATACGTTTTCGACGCTTACAAGAAGCCAGCGAAAGAGCCAGTAGAATCCATCGTCGTCGTTTCTGATCATACTGACGAAACGATTCGGGATCATGCTCTAGTACTTGCAGAAGCGGTGAATGCGGTACGAGATCTCGAAAACACCACACCTAATTTCTTGAATCCAGTTACCTTTGCTGACCATGCTGTGAAAGTTGCCCAAGCAGCTGGCTTGAATGTTAAGGTTTACGCGGACGAAGAGCTTGAAACCGAAAAACTTGCTGGCTTGCTCCAAGTGGGTCGTGGTTCGGCATCAGCTCCACGTCTTGTGCGCGTCGAATATAAGCCGGAAAATGCTGAAGGTTTCACCGCTCTTGTCGGAAAAGGTATTACTTTTGATACCGGTGGCTACAGCTTAAAGCCATCGTCAGTTATCACCGATATGAAGACTGACATGACCGGTGCAGCTACCGTTCTCCACGCAGCAATTGCAGCCGCAAACCTTGGCATTAAGCGACATGTTGTTGCCTGGCTATGCTTGGCTGAAAATATGGTCTCTGGTTCTGCTGGCCGGCCAGATGACGTCATCGTTTACCGTAACGGCTTGTCTGTAGAGATTAATAATACGGACGCTGAGGGACGCCTTGTCATGGCGGATGGACTTATCATGGGCTGCGAAGAAAACCCAGATGAAATCATCGACATTGCCACCCTTACTGGCGCACAAATCGTAGCACTTGGCAATCGTACTACTGGCATTATGGGAACAGAAACCGTCCGGGATGCAATCGTTGCTGCCGCCAACGAAGCTGGCGAACCTGCTTGGCCTATGCCATTGCCTGCTGAATTGCGCTCGT is a genomic window of Arcanobacterium phocae containing:
- a CDS encoding leucyl aminopeptidase — its product is MTNFEISAHLDIHANLALAVAKKDDSLVIVSPVPDDFAANVVQSLTTIGFDAKALSTTTIVNPADSSKIVLAVGLCEEHATESLRHMAGAATRATAGHGSLTISFPHETAQQAGAIVEGAALGAYVFDAYKKPAKEPVESIVVVSDHTDETIRDHALVLAEAVNAVRDLENTTPNFLNPVTFADHAVKVAQAAGLNVKVYADEELETEKLAGLLQVGRGSASAPRLVRVEYKPENAEGFTALVGKGITFDTGGYSLKPSSVITDMKTDMTGAATVLHAAIAAANLGIKRHVVAWLCLAENMVSGSAGRPDDVIVYRNGLSVEINNTDAEGRLVMADGLIMGCEENPDEIIDIATLTGAQIVALGNRTTGIMGTETVRDAIVAAANEAGEPAWPMPLPAELRSSLDSDCADMKNSGSRPGGMLVAGLFLKEFVGDTPWAHIDIAGPSFNHEAAWGYQPKGATGVMLRTLVEHLAR
- a CDS encoding DUF3043 domain-containing protein yields the protein MFGQKKDSVQEPTNVASETLAKGHVPSKGTPTPRRKDVERAHRRPLVAASAALTKEEKRKLKAENRAKSNELYYKQQTAMRTGDERNMPPAHRGKVRRWGRDYIDAANPLGQWFMPMVIPLLLLAAFMSYWPVAAFWATIGVYAIFLIMVIQLVWIVRNAKILAVYKFGKDEIPSGFSMQMFSRGMYMPRWRLPSPQVKRGEYPSGSTAADLKAAKAAKKGR